In Ipomoea triloba cultivar NCNSP0323 chromosome 7, ASM357664v1, a single genomic region encodes these proteins:
- the LOC116024786 gene encoding uncharacterized protein LOC116024786 isoform X2 yields MKTKGEKKRRRLKKRRHRDSGTTLFAIILAALSRNGNSEGEDAVLILRCLNRLHRSLPQTLSTPFLSLLPALLSSSDEIACKSAKIVGALSLMSFEMNEKIASEGQIVKGLITLLRSSNSIRSIAACNSVLDLSTTSIGRKQLVDLFAIENLIVRCFQAPKSSASIVALLVDGKDTETCPGIVFKEDELSTLLVLAVIILVNSCTIEQLQKIPTMLSRRLLLHLKKLWEEVHKQMLYGNFGKCTEEGFSYLNNIRTNNLAESVFRLSVDINPCRGPSDVIEVGKRIFGAEGMSLERFMLRNWESSPVLVRSSEMASSKLENIFDSFIESGRLRESVCSFLSSMLRGLVCCPPISSEEHDILHFLKEVSNDLGGPIVYREDIRVVKTDSSELELHYFRTQPGSGNSENRHVLSSTDILKCEQAYKEGYTIALRGMGFRFASIASVADDIASIFGQPSIGVNLYLTPPGCQGLARHSDDHCVFICQLLGAKKWNVFPSPTHQLPRLYESLETRHQLGSERYTTDGCKEILLKEGDILYIPRGCPHSAHTIGDGSGHDATTGFSLHLTLAIEVEPPFEWEGFTHVALDHWYRRQRATQYPFADSESLLLHNLSAILIHVAVKLVGDIDPTFRKACLVGAISSANEDWLLVNQTGIFSSLIGKINSESRFSDVLKYVEAATQKHEDPFAHFKWLRHLSEGEHESDSTGIHLADAKDIFHRVSQCRDAVEAVFYQVKSCFCSEVEFEDARRVYIALLGKYRKARNQYTNGMLSLRCIDN; encoded by the exons ATGAAAACTAAGGGAGAAAAAAAGCGCCGGCGGCTGAAGAAGCGGCGGCACCGAGATTCCGGCACCACCCTCTTCGCTATAATCCTGGCAGCTCTTTCCAGAAACGGTAACTCCGAAGGTGAAGATGCGGTTCTCATTCTACGCTGCTTAAACAGATTGCATCGCTCTCTTCCCCAAACCCTCTCCACACCTTTTCTCTCCTTGCTCCCTGCCCTTCTCAGTTCCAG TGATGAAATCGCATGTAAAAGTGCCAAGATTGTTGGAGCATTGTCATTGATGTCCTTTGAGATGAATGAAAAGATTGCTTCTGAAGGGCAGATCGTGAAGGGTTTGATTACTTTGTTAAGAAGTTCTAATAGTATAAGATCAATTGCCGCTTGTAATTCTGTTCTTGATCTTTCAACCACCTCCATTGGACGAAAACAGCTTGTGGACCTGTTTGCTATTGAGAACCTAAT TGTTCGTTGCTTTCAGGCCCCTAAATCATCTGCTTCTATCGTGGCTTTGCTTGTAGATGGAAAGGACACCGAAACATGTCCCGGGATTGTATTCAAGGAAGATGAATTATCAACATTGCTTGTACTTGCTGTCATAATTCTCGTTAACTCGTGCACAATCGAACAGCTGCAGAAGATCCCAACAATGCTCTCTAGGCGTTTACTGTTACATTTGAAAAAGTTGTGGGAAGAAGTGCATAAACAGATGCTTTATGGTAATTTTGGGAAATGCACCGAGGAAGGATTTTCTTACCTGAACAATATTCGGACGAACAATCTGGCTGAGAGCGTTTTCAGGCTCTCCGTTGATATTAATCCTTGCAGAGGACCTTCGGATGTGATTGAGGTTGGTAAAAGAATTTTCGGTGCAGAAGGTATGAGTTTGGAGCGTTTTATGTTGAGGAATTGGGAATCGTCACCTGTGCTAGTAAGAAGCTCTGAAATGGCTTCATCTAAGCTGGAAAATATATTCGATTCTTTCATAGAATCCGGCAGATTAAGGGAATCCGTGTGTTCCTTTCTATCTTCAATGCTAAGAGGACTTGTCTGTTGTCCACCGATTTCCTCCGAAGAACACGACATTCTTCATTTCCTAAAAGAGGTAAGTAATGATTTAGGCGGTCCTATTGTTTACCGAGAGGATATTCGGGTTGTCAAAACAGATAGTTCAGAGCTTGAGTTACACTATTTCCGGACACAACCAGGCTCTGGAAACTCTGAGAACCGTCATGTCCTCAGCAGTACCGATATTTTGAAGTGCGAGCAAGCATACAAGGAGGGGTATACTATTGCTCTACGTGGGATGGGATTTCGATTCGCAAGCATTGCGTCGGTTGCAGATGATATCGCATCTATATTTGGTCAACCCTCGATAGGAGTGAACTTGTACTTGACACCTCCGGGTTGTCAAGGGTTGGCTCGCCACAGTGATGACCACTGTGTCTTTATCTGCCAACTCCTCGGGGCCAAAAAGTGGAATGTTTTCCCCTCGCCTACTCATCAATTACCTCGCTTGTATGAATCTCTCGAGACGAGGCATCAATTGGGATCCGAAAGGTATACAACGGATGGGTGCAAAGAAATTTTGCTGAAAGAAGgtgatattttatatattccAAGAGGATGCCCTCACTCGGCTCATACCATTGGTGATGGCAGCGGGCATGATGCAACGACTGGGTTTTCCTTACATCTAACTCTCGCTATTGAAGTTGAGCCCCCGTTCGA GTGGGAAGGTTTTACTCATGTTGCCCTCGATCACTGGTATAGAAGACAAAGGGCAACACAATATCCATTTGCGGATTCAGAATCACTACTTCTACATAACCTATCCGCAATTCTGATTCATGTTGCGGTGAAACTTGTGGGTGATATTGATCCAACGTTCCGGAAGGCTTGCTTGGTCGGTGCCATTTCCTCAGCTAACGAAGATTGGCTCTTAGTTAACCAGACCGGGATTTTCAGCTCCCTGATTGGCAAAATCAACAGCGAGTCAAGGTTTTCAGACGTCCTGAAGTATGTCGAAGCAGCCACTCAGAAACACGAAGATCCCTTCGCTCATTTCAAATGGCTACGACATTTATCCGAGGGAGAACACGAATCAGACAGCACAGGTATACATTTGGCAGACGCCAAAGACATCTTCCATCGAGTTAGTCAGTGTAGAGATGCAGTAGAAGCGGTTTTTTACCAGGTAAAATCGTGTTTCTGTAGTGAAGTAGAGTTTGAGGATGCACGACGGGTCTATATCGCACTTCTTGGTAAGTACAGGAAGGCACGGAATCAATATACTAATGGAATGCTTTCCTTACGTTGCATTGACAATTAA
- the LOC116024786 gene encoding uncharacterized protein LOC116024786 isoform X1 produces MKTKGEKKRRRLKKRRHRDSGTTLFAIILAALSRNGNSEGEDAVLILRCLNRLHRSLPQTLSTPFLSLLPALLSSRSDEIACKSAKIVGALSLMSFEMNEKIASEGQIVKGLITLLRSSNSIRSIAACNSVLDLSTTSIGRKQLVDLFAIENLIVRCFQAPKSSASIVALLVDGKDTETCPGIVFKEDELSTLLVLAVIILVNSCTIEQLQKIPTMLSRRLLLHLKKLWEEVHKQMLYGNFGKCTEEGFSYLNNIRTNNLAESVFRLSVDINPCRGPSDVIEVGKRIFGAEGMSLERFMLRNWESSPVLVRSSEMASSKLENIFDSFIESGRLRESVCSFLSSMLRGLVCCPPISSEEHDILHFLKEVSNDLGGPIVYREDIRVVKTDSSELELHYFRTQPGSGNSENRHVLSSTDILKCEQAYKEGYTIALRGMGFRFASIASVADDIASIFGQPSIGVNLYLTPPGCQGLARHSDDHCVFICQLLGAKKWNVFPSPTHQLPRLYESLETRHQLGSERYTTDGCKEILLKEGDILYIPRGCPHSAHTIGDGSGHDATTGFSLHLTLAIEVEPPFEWEGFTHVALDHWYRRQRATQYPFADSESLLLHNLSAILIHVAVKLVGDIDPTFRKACLVGAISSANEDWLLVNQTGIFSSLIGKINSESRFSDVLKYVEAATQKHEDPFAHFKWLRHLSEGEHESDSTGIHLADAKDIFHRVSQCRDAVEAVFYQVKSCFCSEVEFEDARRVYIALLGKYRKARNQYTNGMLSLRCIDN; encoded by the exons ATGAAAACTAAGGGAGAAAAAAAGCGCCGGCGGCTGAAGAAGCGGCGGCACCGAGATTCCGGCACCACCCTCTTCGCTATAATCCTGGCAGCTCTTTCCAGAAACGGTAACTCCGAAGGTGAAGATGCGGTTCTCATTCTACGCTGCTTAAACAGATTGCATCGCTCTCTTCCCCAAACCCTCTCCACACCTTTTCTCTCCTTGCTCCCTGCCCTTCTCAGTTCCAG AAGTGATGAAATCGCATGTAAAAGTGCCAAGATTGTTGGAGCATTGTCATTGATGTCCTTTGAGATGAATGAAAAGATTGCTTCTGAAGGGCAGATCGTGAAGGGTTTGATTACTTTGTTAAGAAGTTCTAATAGTATAAGATCAATTGCCGCTTGTAATTCTGTTCTTGATCTTTCAACCACCTCCATTGGACGAAAACAGCTTGTGGACCTGTTTGCTATTGAGAACCTAAT TGTTCGTTGCTTTCAGGCCCCTAAATCATCTGCTTCTATCGTGGCTTTGCTTGTAGATGGAAAGGACACCGAAACATGTCCCGGGATTGTATTCAAGGAAGATGAATTATCAACATTGCTTGTACTTGCTGTCATAATTCTCGTTAACTCGTGCACAATCGAACAGCTGCAGAAGATCCCAACAATGCTCTCTAGGCGTTTACTGTTACATTTGAAAAAGTTGTGGGAAGAAGTGCATAAACAGATGCTTTATGGTAATTTTGGGAAATGCACCGAGGAAGGATTTTCTTACCTGAACAATATTCGGACGAACAATCTGGCTGAGAGCGTTTTCAGGCTCTCCGTTGATATTAATCCTTGCAGAGGACCTTCGGATGTGATTGAGGTTGGTAAAAGAATTTTCGGTGCAGAAGGTATGAGTTTGGAGCGTTTTATGTTGAGGAATTGGGAATCGTCACCTGTGCTAGTAAGAAGCTCTGAAATGGCTTCATCTAAGCTGGAAAATATATTCGATTCTTTCATAGAATCCGGCAGATTAAGGGAATCCGTGTGTTCCTTTCTATCTTCAATGCTAAGAGGACTTGTCTGTTGTCCACCGATTTCCTCCGAAGAACACGACATTCTTCATTTCCTAAAAGAGGTAAGTAATGATTTAGGCGGTCCTATTGTTTACCGAGAGGATATTCGGGTTGTCAAAACAGATAGTTCAGAGCTTGAGTTACACTATTTCCGGACACAACCAGGCTCTGGAAACTCTGAGAACCGTCATGTCCTCAGCAGTACCGATATTTTGAAGTGCGAGCAAGCATACAAGGAGGGGTATACTATTGCTCTACGTGGGATGGGATTTCGATTCGCAAGCATTGCGTCGGTTGCAGATGATATCGCATCTATATTTGGTCAACCCTCGATAGGAGTGAACTTGTACTTGACACCTCCGGGTTGTCAAGGGTTGGCTCGCCACAGTGATGACCACTGTGTCTTTATCTGCCAACTCCTCGGGGCCAAAAAGTGGAATGTTTTCCCCTCGCCTACTCATCAATTACCTCGCTTGTATGAATCTCTCGAGACGAGGCATCAATTGGGATCCGAAAGGTATACAACGGATGGGTGCAAAGAAATTTTGCTGAAAGAAGgtgatattttatatattccAAGAGGATGCCCTCACTCGGCTCATACCATTGGTGATGGCAGCGGGCATGATGCAACGACTGGGTTTTCCTTACATCTAACTCTCGCTATTGAAGTTGAGCCCCCGTTCGA GTGGGAAGGTTTTACTCATGTTGCCCTCGATCACTGGTATAGAAGACAAAGGGCAACACAATATCCATTTGCGGATTCAGAATCACTACTTCTACATAACCTATCCGCAATTCTGATTCATGTTGCGGTGAAACTTGTGGGTGATATTGATCCAACGTTCCGGAAGGCTTGCTTGGTCGGTGCCATTTCCTCAGCTAACGAAGATTGGCTCTTAGTTAACCAGACCGGGATTTTCAGCTCCCTGATTGGCAAAATCAACAGCGAGTCAAGGTTTTCAGACGTCCTGAAGTATGTCGAAGCAGCCACTCAGAAACACGAAGATCCCTTCGCTCATTTCAAATGGCTACGACATTTATCCGAGGGAGAACACGAATCAGACAGCACAGGTATACATTTGGCAGACGCCAAAGACATCTTCCATCGAGTTAGTCAGTGTAGAGATGCAGTAGAAGCGGTTTTTTACCAGGTAAAATCGTGTTTCTGTAGTGAAGTAGAGTTTGAGGATGCACGACGGGTCTATATCGCACTTCTTGGTAAGTACAGGAAGGCACGGAATCAATATACTAATGGAATGCTTTCCTTACGTTGCATTGACAATTAA
- the LOC116024512 gene encoding heptahelical transmembrane protein 2, producing MSRRRGKGGAESRRLGNGDVDHRVDSVKEMKMKNHVKFERKLVKYEALPEYLQDNEFIRDYYRCEWPLKHIVLSVFSLHNETVNIWTHLLGSLLFVALTVMTLTEKASLEHLAGVVRPAATMISNYSAAIFPETYPRKFSKSPITLDVNRGEEVIPMWPWFVFLVGAMGCLVFSSVSHLFACHSQRCTLFFWRLDYSGISLMIVTSFFAPLYYIFSCHPHWRMFYLTSITIVGILAIITLLSPALSSGRFRSFRAALFLAMGFSGVIPATHATFLYRDHPEVLVALAYEIAMGFLYATGTALYVSRIPERLKPGAFDIVGSSHQIFHVFVVAAALAHSAATLVIMDWRRGLPACNATLLG from the exons ATGAGTCGTAGAAGAGGAAAGGGAGGAGCGGAGAGCAGGAGACTTGGGAACGGAGACGTCGACCACCGAGTTGACTCAGTGAAGGAGATGAAAATGAAGAATCACGTGAAATTCGAGAGGAAATTGGTGAAATACGAGGCGTTGCCGGAGTATTTGCAGGACAATGAATTTATCCGAGATTATTACCGCTGCGAGTGGCCTCTCAAGCATATTGTTCTCAGCGTATTCTCCCTGCACAATGAGACTGTCAATATATGGAC TCATTTGCTAGGATCGTTGTTATTTGTGGCGTTGACGGTAATGACCTTGACGGAGAAAGCATCGTTGGAGCATTTGGCAGGCGTCGTCAG ACCTGCGGCGACGATGATCAGTAATTATTCGGCGGCTATTTTTCCG GAAACTTATCCAAGAAAATTTTCCAAGTCACCAATAACCCTAGACGTCAATAGAGGTGAAGAGGTGATTCCTATGTGGCCATGGTTTGTGTTCCTAGTAGGGGCAATGGGGTGTCTGGTTTTCAGCTCTGTATCCCACCTCTTTGCTTGCCATTCCCAACGATGCACCCTGTTCTTCTGGCGCCTTGATTACTCAGGCATTTCACTCATGATAGTCACCTCCTTCTTCGCCCCCTTATACTACATCTTCTCCTGCCACCCCCACTGGCGCATGTTTTACCTCACCTCCATCACCATAGTTGGGATCCTCGCCATCATCACCCTCCTTTCCCCTGCCCTCTCCTCGGGCCGGTTCAGGTCCTTCAGAGCCGCCCTTTTCTTAGCCATGGGGTTCTCCGGTGTCATCCCGGCCACCCACGCCACGTTCCTCTACCGCGACCACCCTGAGGTTCTTGTGGCGCTTGCCTATGAAATCGCCATGGGGTTTCTTTATGCAACGGGAACGGCTCTCTACGTTTCCAGGATCCCGGAGAGGCTTAAGCCTGGCGCGTTTGATATTGTTGGGAGTAGCCACCAGATCTTCCATGTTTTTGTTGTTGCTGCAGCGCTGGCTCACAGTGCCGCCACGCTCGTGATCATGGATTGGCGCCGTGGATTGCCTGCCTGCAATGCTACCTTGCTGGGATAG
- the LOC116024788 gene encoding 50S ribosomal protein L35, chloroplastic → MTMTITMASSSPSALHCSLAFNFSSRTPPLFASRLSITPSLSTKKPALNLSSSHSISTSAPLVLSRVPSPAQKAPQPFTVVCAKGYKMKTHKASAKRFRVSGSGKIMRRRAGKQHLLRKKNTKRRLRLSKMVQVSRTDYNNVIGALPYLKVNRDN, encoded by the exons ATGACGATGACGATAACAATGGCGTCTTCTTCACCCTCAGCCTTACACTGTTCTCTGGCATTCAACTTCTCTTCTCGAACCCCACCACTCTTCGCCTCTCGACTCTCCATCACCCCTTCACTCTCCACAAAGAAACCGGCTCTCAACCTCAGCTCTTCACACAGCATCTCAACCTCCGCGCCGCTGGTTCTCAGCCGCGTTCCCTCCCCGGCGCAAAAGGCCCCACAGCCATTCACCGTAGTGTGCGCGAAAGGCTATAAGATGAAGACGCACAAG GCGTCCGCTAAGCGGTTTCGGGTGTCGGGGAGTGGGAAGATAATGAGGAGGAGAGCCGGGAAGCAGCATTTGCTTAGGAAGAAGAATACCAAACGGAGATTAAGACTCTCCAAGATG GTACAAGTAAGCCGCACAGACTACAACAATGTGATTGGTGCATTGCCTTATCTGAAGGTGAATCGAGACAATTAG
- the LOC116024787 gene encoding putative pentatricopeptide repeat-containing protein At1g10330 → MQRSPLQLLQLLQRFLKQPKQVKQIHSHLTTAAYLRCTAEWANTLLYNTLIRAYLAFAQPTSSLLLFIHMLADEAPPNSHTFPSLIKALSSLPLHWASLLGRPLHAQALKRGASADPFVQTSFLGLYSQVGELGSALKVFDEVSEPCVVAYNAMLDACGKNGNMGLAVSMFSSMRQRDIYSWTSMINGYARNQAFQEAVKLFKKMMAHEDVTGGSLKPNEATFVSILSSCANLDSAAALYQGKQIHGYMVKNVELSDFMATALITFYGRMGCLDYATKVFDEIPIKEVCTWNAMISALAMNGREKRALALFEMMKAIGLKPNQVTFVAVLSACAHAKLVQTGLEAFEAMSREFKIVPKMEHYGCVVDLLGRAGLVREAYEFVERMPFEADDSVLGALLGACRVHGEIELGNEVGQRLLNLQPHHCGRYVLLSSIYAGAERWDHAAALRKAMVDAGVDKIPAYSVIH, encoded by the exons ATGCAAAGATCACCATTACAATTGCTTCAACTTCTGCAGCGATTCCTCAAACAGCCAAAGCAAGTGAAGCAAATCCACTCGCACCTCACCACCGCCGCCTACCTCCGCTGCACGGCGGAATGGGCCAACACCCTCCTCTACAACACTCTCATCCGTGCATACCTAGCCTTTGCGCAGCCCACCAGCAGCCTTCTCCTCTTCATTCACATGCTTGCCGATGAAGCGCCGCCCAACAGCCACACATTCCCTTCGCTCATCAAAGCCCTCTCTTCTCTCCCGCTCCACTGGGCTTCCCTTCTCGGCAGACCCCTCCACGCCCAAGCCCTCAAGCGCGGGGCGTCAGCTGATCCGTTTGTGCAAACATCGTTTCTCGGATTGTACTCGCAG GTAGGTGAGTTAGGCAGTGCACTCAAGGTGTTTGATGAAGTGTCTGAACCGTGCGTGGTGGCGTATAATGCTATGCTTGATGCTTGCGGGAAGAATGGGAATATGGGTCTGGCTGTTTCCATGTTCTCTAGTATGCGCCAAAGGGATATATATTCTTGGACGAGTATGATCAATGGGTATGCTAGGAACCAGGCCTTTCAAGAAGCAGTGAAgcttttcaagaaaatgatggCGCATGAGGATGTAACTGGCGGCTCATTGAAACCCAATGAAGCTACTTTTGTAAGCATTCTATCATCTTGTGCTAACTTAGATTCTGCTGCAGCATTGTATCAAGGGAAGCAAATCCATGGCTATATGGTGAAGAATGTGGAGCTGAGTGATTTCATGGCGACAGCGTTGATAACATTCTATGGAAGGATGGGTTGTTTGGACTATGCAACCAAAGTATTCGATGAAATACCGATCAAGGAAGTATGCACTTGGAATGCTATGATCTCTGCACTGGCTATGAACGGTAGGGAGAAACGAGCATTAGCTTTATTCGAGATGATGAAAGCAATCGGGCTGAAACCAAACCAGGTAACCTTTGTCGCGGTTCTTTCTGCGTGTGCACATGCCAAGCTTGTGCAGACGGGTTTGGAAGCGTTTGAAGCAATGTCACGAGAATTTAAGATTGTGCCAAAGATGGAACACTATGGTTGCGTTGTGGATCTCTTAGGGAGAGCTGGGCTGGTAAGGGAGGCATATGAATTTGTAGAGAGGATGCCTTTTGAAGCCGATGACTCTGTCCTAGGGGCGCTTTTAGGAGCCTGCAGAGTCCATGGAGAGATTGAGCTCGGAAATGAAGTAGGGCAACGCCTACTCAACTTGCAGCCACATCATTGTGGACGATATGTGTTGTTGTCGAGCATTTATGCAGGGGCAGAGAGATGGGATCATGCTGCAGCCCTGCGAAAAGCAATGGTGGATGCTGGTGTTGACAAGATTCCAGCCTATAGTGTGATTCATTGA
- the LOC116024786 gene encoding uncharacterized protein LOC116024786 isoform X3 has product MKTKGEKKRRRLKKRRHRDSGTTLFAIILAALSRNGNSEGEDAVLILRCLNRLHRSLPQTLSTPFLSLLPALLSSRSAKIVGALSLMSFEMNEKIASEGQIVKGLITLLRSSNSIRSIAACNSVLDLSTTSIGRKQLVDLFAIENLIVRCFQAPKSSASIVALLVDGKDTETCPGIVFKEDELSTLLVLAVIILVNSCTIEQLQKIPTMLSRRLLLHLKKLWEEVHKQMLYGNFGKCTEEGFSYLNNIRTNNLAESVFRLSVDINPCRGPSDVIEVGKRIFGAEGMSLERFMLRNWESSPVLVRSSEMASSKLENIFDSFIESGRLRESVCSFLSSMLRGLVCCPPISSEEHDILHFLKEVSNDLGGPIVYREDIRVVKTDSSELELHYFRTQPGSGNSENRHVLSSTDILKCEQAYKEGYTIALRGMGFRFASIASVADDIASIFGQPSIGVNLYLTPPGCQGLARHSDDHCVFICQLLGAKKWNVFPSPTHQLPRLYESLETRHQLGSERYTTDGCKEILLKEGDILYIPRGCPHSAHTIGDGSGHDATTGFSLHLTLAIEVEPPFEWEGFTHVALDHWYRRQRATQYPFADSESLLLHNLSAILIHVAVKLVGDIDPTFRKACLVGAISSANEDWLLVNQTGIFSSLIGKINSESRFSDVLKYVEAATQKHEDPFAHFKWLRHLSEGEHESDSTGIHLADAKDIFHRVSQCRDAVEAVFYQVKSCFCSEVEFEDARRVYIALLGKYRKARNQYTNGMLSLRCIDN; this is encoded by the exons ATGAAAACTAAGGGAGAAAAAAAGCGCCGGCGGCTGAAGAAGCGGCGGCACCGAGATTCCGGCACCACCCTCTTCGCTATAATCCTGGCAGCTCTTTCCAGAAACGGTAACTCCGAAGGTGAAGATGCGGTTCTCATTCTACGCTGCTTAAACAGATTGCATCGCTCTCTTCCCCAAACCCTCTCCACACCTTTTCTCTCCTTGCTCCCTGCCCTTCTCAGTTCCAG AAGTGCCAAGATTGTTGGAGCATTGTCATTGATGTCCTTTGAGATGAATGAAAAGATTGCTTCTGAAGGGCAGATCGTGAAGGGTTTGATTACTTTGTTAAGAAGTTCTAATAGTATAAGATCAATTGCCGCTTGTAATTCTGTTCTTGATCTTTCAACCACCTCCATTGGACGAAAACAGCTTGTGGACCTGTTTGCTATTGAGAACCTAAT TGTTCGTTGCTTTCAGGCCCCTAAATCATCTGCTTCTATCGTGGCTTTGCTTGTAGATGGAAAGGACACCGAAACATGTCCCGGGATTGTATTCAAGGAAGATGAATTATCAACATTGCTTGTACTTGCTGTCATAATTCTCGTTAACTCGTGCACAATCGAACAGCTGCAGAAGATCCCAACAATGCTCTCTAGGCGTTTACTGTTACATTTGAAAAAGTTGTGGGAAGAAGTGCATAAACAGATGCTTTATGGTAATTTTGGGAAATGCACCGAGGAAGGATTTTCTTACCTGAACAATATTCGGACGAACAATCTGGCTGAGAGCGTTTTCAGGCTCTCCGTTGATATTAATCCTTGCAGAGGACCTTCGGATGTGATTGAGGTTGGTAAAAGAATTTTCGGTGCAGAAGGTATGAGTTTGGAGCGTTTTATGTTGAGGAATTGGGAATCGTCACCTGTGCTAGTAAGAAGCTCTGAAATGGCTTCATCTAAGCTGGAAAATATATTCGATTCTTTCATAGAATCCGGCAGATTAAGGGAATCCGTGTGTTCCTTTCTATCTTCAATGCTAAGAGGACTTGTCTGTTGTCCACCGATTTCCTCCGAAGAACACGACATTCTTCATTTCCTAAAAGAGGTAAGTAATGATTTAGGCGGTCCTATTGTTTACCGAGAGGATATTCGGGTTGTCAAAACAGATAGTTCAGAGCTTGAGTTACACTATTTCCGGACACAACCAGGCTCTGGAAACTCTGAGAACCGTCATGTCCTCAGCAGTACCGATATTTTGAAGTGCGAGCAAGCATACAAGGAGGGGTATACTATTGCTCTACGTGGGATGGGATTTCGATTCGCAAGCATTGCGTCGGTTGCAGATGATATCGCATCTATATTTGGTCAACCCTCGATAGGAGTGAACTTGTACTTGACACCTCCGGGTTGTCAAGGGTTGGCTCGCCACAGTGATGACCACTGTGTCTTTATCTGCCAACTCCTCGGGGCCAAAAAGTGGAATGTTTTCCCCTCGCCTACTCATCAATTACCTCGCTTGTATGAATCTCTCGAGACGAGGCATCAATTGGGATCCGAAAGGTATACAACGGATGGGTGCAAAGAAATTTTGCTGAAAGAAGgtgatattttatatattccAAGAGGATGCCCTCACTCGGCTCATACCATTGGTGATGGCAGCGGGCATGATGCAACGACTGGGTTTTCCTTACATCTAACTCTCGCTATTGAAGTTGAGCCCCCGTTCGA GTGGGAAGGTTTTACTCATGTTGCCCTCGATCACTGGTATAGAAGACAAAGGGCAACACAATATCCATTTGCGGATTCAGAATCACTACTTCTACATAACCTATCCGCAATTCTGATTCATGTTGCGGTGAAACTTGTGGGTGATATTGATCCAACGTTCCGGAAGGCTTGCTTGGTCGGTGCCATTTCCTCAGCTAACGAAGATTGGCTCTTAGTTAACCAGACCGGGATTTTCAGCTCCCTGATTGGCAAAATCAACAGCGAGTCAAGGTTTTCAGACGTCCTGAAGTATGTCGAAGCAGCCACTCAGAAACACGAAGATCCCTTCGCTCATTTCAAATGGCTACGACATTTATCCGAGGGAGAACACGAATCAGACAGCACAGGTATACATTTGGCAGACGCCAAAGACATCTTCCATCGAGTTAGTCAGTGTAGAGATGCAGTAGAAGCGGTTTTTTACCAGGTAAAATCGTGTTTCTGTAGTGAAGTAGAGTTTGAGGATGCACGACGGGTCTATATCGCACTTCTTGGTAAGTACAGGAAGGCACGGAATCAATATACTAATGGAATGCTTTCCTTACGTTGCATTGACAATTAA